A stretch of DNA from Yoonia sp. BS5-3:
AGGGCATCATATACACAAAGCCAGGATATAAGCCTCCTGCCGGAAATATGGCGACGCAATGCCAGGCGCTTTCCAACGCTCTGACGGATCTTGCCGTGACCGAAAGCGTATATCTTCGGTATCGAAGCCTTTGCGATCAGATGGATGACAACCAAAGCCGCCTAAAGTTTCTTTCATATAGCCTCTATGACGGAGTGATGTTCGATGTCCGGACTTAATATCGTCCATGTGACACCCACACCTCTGGTCGGGGCACCGGGTAAACTTGCGTCTGCGCAGCGCATGCGCGGGCATGATGCGATCGCTGTGGGCCTCGCCCCCTATCCGCAAGGCGGCCCATTGGGAAAGATGTTTCTGGATAGAACCGTGCTCATCGATGCATTTACCCAGCCACATATCGAGGATCGGATCAAAGCCGCGGATATTGTGCATCTTCACAACAGCCTTCCGGCAGAGCGGCTTGCCTGGCTCAGCGATCTGAACCAAACAGCGGACTATGTCTATCAGGTCCATTCCCCTTTGCGCGAAGGGCCACTTTATATAGATCGCAGCGAAGCATGCGAGGGGCTCGATTTGATCGCCAAGCTGGTCGTCGGGCAATACGCAGGACGCATGTATCCCGATTTTACGCCGGTCCCTAATCTCATTTTGACGCCTCCCAGCATCAAAAAACGCGGACCGGATGATAAGCTTCGGGTGATGTTCAGCCCCTCGCATAGCCGTACCGGCCGGTGGAATGCGAAATACTCGGCGGCATTAGAAGAGACCCTTAAGGCACTCAAAAAAATCAATAAGATTGAGTTGATTTCACCGGATCAACCCGTTGCCCCCGAAGTCTTGATGGAAATACGGCGCGGATGTCATGTCAGCATCGACGAAATTGCGACGGGCGCATTTCACCAGATATCACTCGAAGCGATGTGCGCGGGTAATATCGCGATCAACCGCGCTGATTTCTTTTGCAAGGCAACCTTCGGCGGGTTTTGCGATGGTGAGATGCCCCCGTTTCTTTATGCCGATGATGGCAACATTGCCGAGTTGTTGCTCAGACTGGCGGATGATTGGGAAGAAACCGCACGACGACAGCAGGAAAGCTACGATTATTTCAAACGATATTGCGACCCATTGCGGCTAGTGGAGGTATATGATGCGGCTTATCAACGCGTTAACTAATCGCCCAGGGGCGCTGAGTGATCGGGAACAAGGAAAACGGGTTTTTGTTTTGGCGAATGGTCCGTCGGTCAATGCTGAAAACTTGAGCCTGTTACAGGACGAAACTGTCATCAGTATGAACGCTTCGACCCTCTTAGAGAGTAAATTTGGCTTTCGAAGCAAATACTATGTTCTGTCTGACGCACGCTTTATCAGCGCGCCTGAAAAGCGCGCTTGGGCGACTTCGGACCTGTCCCCCAATACCCACCGCGTGGTACGCTCTGATTTGCGCCCCATCGACGACGAAACACTGGAAACCCGGACGACCTATGTTGCCCCCCTGACGCGTGACGGCTTTTCATTGAACCTGTCGCGGGGTTATTACTTTGGGTGCACAACAACCATGTTGGCCCTACAATTGGCATGGCATCTTGGTGCGAAGGATGTGTATTTGCTCGGCTGTGATCTCCGTTATCCTGAAGAAAACCCGCGTTTTTATGCTGAAACGACGCCGCAGCTTGAGGATGCTTTTACCAGCGTGCAGCTCTCGAACATCGTCAATGCTGCCAAGGTCTTTGAGTCCCAAAACCGACAACTGATAAATTGCAGCGCGCGATCATTTTTGCGCCCTTATCTTCCCTATATGTCTTTTGCAGATGCCGTTTCTGACAAAGTAAAGAAGAGCCCCCGCAAAAGACGTGCAACGGTCCAAAAGAAGATCGCTGTTCACAGTTAAGCACGCAGCGACGTCGTTTTTCGCGTGAATGCATGTGCCCAAAAGGTAGTGTAAGTAACCTGCGGGTGCCAACAGCTGTGTTGGCGCTAACACTTTCTGGCATCGTAATCCAAACTTAAGCAACAAAACGCTTGGAAATCACCAATTAGGCGTTTACTGAAACGATTACGGTGGGGAAATGCGCCATTTGAGCCATCTGACGACATAGCCATTGGGGCCATCTTGCCGGATGAGACCCCAAGAAAATCTAGCAGGTTGCGGCGCGCGATACGTGCCAACTTCGCCCTTCGGAAGGAATAACATGGATTTCAAACGCAGCGACTTTCCCGAAGGATTTCTATTTGGTGCCGCAACGGCGGCCTATCAGATTGAGGGGCATAAATTCGGCGGCGCAGGTCCGACCCATTGGGACACCTTCGCCGCAGGACCCGGGAATGTCATCCGCGCCGAGGATGGCGCTGTCGCTTGCGACCACTACCACCGCTTTGCAGAAGATCTCGATTTGCTGAAGGATGGCGGGTTGGACGCTTACCGTTTCTCGACATCCTGGGCACGCGTCATGCCTGATGGGCGGCATATCAATCCCGAAGGGCTGGATTTTTATGACCGCTTAGTCGATGCCATTCTGGATCGCGGGTTGAAACCATTTCAGACCCTCTATCACTGGGAATTGCCTTCCGCGCTCGCCGATAAAGGCGGATGGATGAACCGGGATACATGTGGCTATTTTGGCGACTTCACCGATGCGATCACTGACCGGATCGGTGATCGGGTCGCCGCGATATCGACGATCAATGAACCTTGGTGTATCGCCTATCTGTCGCATTTTCTTGGGCACCACGCGCCGGGGCTAAAAGACATTCGGGCCACATCTCGCGCCATGCATCACATCATGTTGGCCCACGGCATTGGCCTGTCCCGCTTGCGCGATAAGGGTATGAAAAACTGCGGAATTGTCTTGAACTTCGATCATACCGACCCGGCCGACGAAAGCCCTGCAGCGGCGCTTGCTGCGCGGCGCACCGATGCCATTTTCAACCGTTGGTTCATCGAGGCGATTACCAAAGGAACCTATCCCGAAGAAGCGCTCGAAGGCTTTGGGCCGCACATGCCAGAGGCCTGGCAAGATGATATGGCGCTGATCAACCAGCCCATCGACTATCTGGGCGTCAATTACTACACCCGCCACACCGTCAAAACCGATGCAAGCACCGTCTGGCCACATGTTCACGGAGAAGAAGGCCCGGGCGAAAAGACCCAAATGGGGTGGGAAATTTATCCTGACGGGCTTTACGGTTTCCTGACACGGCTCTCGCGTGACTATGTTGGTGATCTGCCCCTATATGTGACCGAAAATGGCATGGCCTGGGACGATAAGGTCGAGAATGGTTCGATCTATGATCCGGTCAGGCTTAAATTCATTTCGGACCACGTTTTGGCGGCAAAACGCGCCATTGCGGATGGCGCGAATGTGAAAGGCTTTTTCTATTGGTCCCTGCTCGACAATTACGAATGGGCCTTCGGCTATGAAAAACGGTTCGGCATGGTGCATGTGGATTTCGATACCTTGAAGCGCACACCAAAAGCATCCTATCAGGCGTTAAAGACGGCTATCGCGCGCTAAGGAAATCCATGGGACATCCCGACAATACATATGCTCTTGTCGCCGATATCGGCGGTACAAATACACGCGTTGCGCTGGCCCATGGCCGGCAGATCGTTGATGGCACGATAAAACGCTACAGCAACGCAGATTTTCATGGTCTTGAGGCCGTTTTGCAAACCTATATCGCCGATCAGGGCGGGGTTGATCCTATGGCTGCATGTGTTGCCGTTGCAGGGCCTGTTCATGATGGGACTGCCACGATGACCAATCTCGATTGGACTATCGATAAGGATACTTTGTACCGTGCAACCAAGGCCGAAAAAGTCGCTATTTTAAACGATCTTCAGGCGCAGGGTCACGCACTGGGCTATATTGATCCCGGCAATATCCGCAATATTCTGGCTGGCCCGGAGCCCGCCCCCAACGCAGCCCGTCTGGTCGTCGGCGTTGGCACCGGCTTTAACGCCGCGCCAGTATTTGACCTTGCAGCAGGCCGTGTCGTGCCGCCATCAGAATGCGGTCATGCGAACTTGCCTATCCGCAATGAGATGGAATTGCGCCTTTGTCAATTTGTCTCAACCGCACATGGGTTCCCAGCGGTTGAGGATGTTCTATCTGGCCGCGGATTAGAACGCGCATATGCATTTCTAGGCCAGGAAGCGGGCGATCCGCGCGAGCGGTCCAGCCAAGATATTGTCGCCGCATGCAATGACGGATCCGATGAACGCTCAGTTGCCGCCGCCAGATTGTTCACCCGCATTCTTGGCACTGTTTGCGGCAACCTGTCATTGATCCAACTGCCATTTGGCGGCGTGTCACTGGTCGGCGGGATGGCCCGTGCCATGGCACCGCATCTGATTGAGTTCGGCTTTGGCGACGCTTTCCGCGATAAGGGCCGCTTTGCCGGGTTCATGAGCAATTTTTCGGTTGATGTGATAGAGGATGATTACGCCGCGCTGACCGGGTCAGCCGCTCATCTTGCTGCGATGACCGACGGCTGACAGCATCTCAGGCTGACAACGCCTCTTCTTGCAACTGCGCATGCACTGTTTGGGTTAAAGCATTGAGTGAAAAAGGTTTTGGCAAGAAGACAGAGTTCGGTATCGGTGTTTCGGCGTCGCTGAACGCGTCTTCGGCATAGCCGGACACAAAGACCACACGCGTCTCCGGCCGGTCAAGCAACGCCTGCCTGACCCAAGTTGGCCCATCCAGCCCCGGCATGATCACATCGGTGACAAAGATATCCACATGAAGATCGCGGTCTTCCAAAAGATCCAGCGCAGCTTCCGCGCAATCGGCCTCAAGCACGGTGTATCCCCGCAAGCGCAATGCCCGTGACGCAAAGGCGCGCACCGGGGCCTCATCCTCGACAAGCAAAACAACGCCATCGACCGCCACCGGGGCGATTTTCGGGCTTTCAGGCTTGATCGGTACGGCATTCGCGACAGGTAAATCATAGCTGGGGAAAAGAAGGGAAAACTGGGTACCAACGCCAGGATCACTATCAACAAAAATGTAGCCACCGGTTTGTTTGACGATACCGTAAGCCGTTGAAAGGCCAAGGCCGGTGCCTTCGCTGGTCCGTTTGGTTGTCCAGAATGGCTCAAAGATCTTAGTCAGTTTGTCGGGCGGAATGCCATGACCTTCGTCAATTACCTTCACCACGACATAATCCCCTGGCGGCACAACAGCCCGGTCGCGGACCATTTGGCTTTTCAGGGTCAAATTCTCGGTGGTGACTTTGATTTCCCCCGCACCGGACATCGCATCGCGCGCATTCACGACAAGGT
This window harbors:
- a CDS encoding glucokinase, with product MGHPDNTYALVADIGGTNTRVALAHGRQIVDGTIKRYSNADFHGLEAVLQTYIADQGGVDPMAACVAVAGPVHDGTATMTNLDWTIDKDTLYRATKAEKVAILNDLQAQGHALGYIDPGNIRNILAGPEPAPNAARLVVGVGTGFNAAPVFDLAAGRVVPPSECGHANLPIRNEMELRLCQFVSTAHGFPAVEDVLSGRGLERAYAFLGQEAGDPRERSSQDIVAACNDGSDERSVAAARLFTRILGTVCGNLSLIQLPFGGVSLVGGMARAMAPHLIEFGFGDAFRDKGRFAGFMSNFSVDVIEDDYAALTGSAAHLAAMTDG
- a CDS encoding GH1 family beta-glucosidase, which gives rise to MDFKRSDFPEGFLFGAATAAYQIEGHKFGGAGPTHWDTFAAGPGNVIRAEDGAVACDHYHRFAEDLDLLKDGGLDAYRFSTSWARVMPDGRHINPEGLDFYDRLVDAILDRGLKPFQTLYHWELPSALADKGGWMNRDTCGYFGDFTDAITDRIGDRVAAISTINEPWCIAYLSHFLGHHAPGLKDIRATSRAMHHIMLAHGIGLSRLRDKGMKNCGIVLNFDHTDPADESPAAALAARRTDAIFNRWFIEAITKGTYPEEALEGFGPHMPEAWQDDMALINQPIDYLGVNYYTRHTVKTDASTVWPHVHGEEGPGEKTQMGWEIYPDGLYGFLTRLSRDYVGDLPLYVTENGMAWDDKVENGSIYDPVRLKFISDHVLAAKRAIADGANVKGFFYWSLLDNYEWAFGYEKRFGMVHVDFDTLKRTPKASYQALKTAIAR